In Scyliorhinus canicula unplaced genomic scaffold, sScyCan1.1, whole genome shotgun sequence, a single window of DNA contains:
- the LOC119960199 gene encoding probable G-protein coupled receptor 139 produces MHGPANGPFYAIYYPALAIIGVPANLMAIIILSRGWCGLSRCITHYLVAIVVTDFLVMVTAVILNRIGGIYFIYSILSITPGCAVSTVLVYATRDGSVWLTVAFTFDRFVSICCQKLKTRYCTEKTPLLGIGMVITLSYVKNIPFYFTYQPLYILDEIPWFCDIKSSYYTISSWQAYDWLDHILTPFLPFFFILMLNALTVRHIVEASRARRLKGSESDGDPEIANRKKSIVLLFAISLSFLLLWVTYVGHFLYVRVTAEAYFTGLDFNDPHFIFQETNKMLQLLSSCNNTFIYAVAQTKFRNELKKLLVFPFAIITGCFRLNSASWSC; encoded by the exons ATGCATGGACCAGCGAATGGACCATTTTATGCCATTTATTACCCGGCACTCGCTATTATTGGGGTCCCAG CCAACTTGATGGCGATCATCATCCTATCCCGAGGATGGTGCGGACTCTCTCGGTGTATCACCCACTACCTGGTAGCGATAGTAGTGACTGATTTCCTTGTCATGGTCACCGCTGTTATCCTCAACCGGATTGGTGGCATTTACTTTATATACAGCATCCTATCGATCACCCCCGGATGCGCTGTCAGCACCGTACTCGTTTATGCGACCCGTGATGGTTCAGTGTGGCTGACCGTGGCCTTCACCTTCGACCGTTTTGTATCCATCTGCTGTCAGAAACTGAAGACCCGATACTGCACCGAGAAAACTCCACTGCTGGGCATAGGGATGGTCATTACCTTGAGCTACGTCAAGAACATCCCTTTTTACTTCACCTACCAGCCCTTGTACATATTGGACGAGATTCCCTGGTTCTGTGATATTAAGTCCAGCTATTACACTATCTCATCGTGGCAAGCTTATGACTGGCTCGACCACATATTAACCCCTTTTCTTCCGTTCTTCTTTATTCTGATGCTCAACGCCCTGACTGTAAGGCACATTGTAGAGGCCAGCAGAGCCCGCAGGCTGAAGGGCTCAGAGAGTGACGGAGATCCAGAGATAGCCAACCGCAAGAAGTCGATTGTCCTGCTCTTCGCCATCTCgctcagcttcctcctcctctgggTCACATATGTTGGACATTTCCTATACGTTCGGGTTACAGCTGAGGCCTACTTCACGGGTCTGGATTTCAATGACCCACACTTCATATTTCAAGAAACGAACAAAATGCTTCAGTTACTCAGTTCCTGCAACAACACCTTCATCTATGCAGTAGCCCAGACCAAGTTCCGAAATGAGCTGAAGAAGTTGCTCGTTTTTCCCTTCGCCATTATCACTGGTTGCTTTAGGTTAAACAGTGCTTCATGGTCATGTTAA